The Streptomyces seoulensis genome contains a region encoding:
- a CDS encoding trp operon leader peptide → MRRRDCHVDAFRRAGPGRWVRVVAMFAQTTQNWWWTAPPAAR, encoded by the coding sequence ATGAGACGGCGTGACTGCCACGTGGACGCTTTTCGCCGCGCGGGGCCCGGACGATGGGTTAGAGTCGTTGCCATGTTCGCGCAGACGACTCAGAACTGGTGGTGGACCGCTCCTCCGGCGGCCCGCTGA
- a CDS encoding sulfite oxidase-like oxidoreductase: MGHPVERASGTGAGAELPPGQRLQRGWPVTHYGPVPKFRPERWDFRVFGATADGDKRSWTHEEFTALPYATVVADLHCVTKFSMLGAEWGGVPARAILDLAPPAPGVTHVMVWAEYGFSANLRLADFAGDGTIFAIHKDGELLTAEHGFPARLIVPHLYAWKGPKWVRGVEYMTADRRGFWEQRGYHNVGDPWKEQRYSYQEEPGDGPEL, encoded by the coding sequence ATGGGTCATCCGGTGGAGCGCGCGTCTGGAACGGGGGCAGGGGCAGAGCTACCGCCGGGGCAGCGGCTCCAGCGCGGCTGGCCGGTCACGCACTACGGACCCGTGCCCAAGTTCCGCCCCGAGCGCTGGGACTTCCGGGTCTTCGGCGCCACCGCCGACGGCGACAAGCGGTCCTGGACCCACGAGGAGTTCACCGCCCTGCCGTACGCCACCGTCGTGGCCGATCTGCACTGCGTGACGAAGTTCAGCATGCTCGGCGCGGAGTGGGGCGGCGTGCCCGCCCGCGCGATCCTCGACCTGGCGCCGCCCGCGCCCGGCGTCACGCATGTGATGGTGTGGGCCGAGTACGGCTTCAGCGCCAATCTGCGGCTGGCCGACTTCGCCGGTGACGGCACGATCTTCGCCATCCACAAGGACGGCGAACTCCTCACCGCCGAACACGGCTTCCCGGCCCGCCTGATCGTGCCCCACCTGTACGCCTGGAAGGGCCCCAAGTGGGTCCGGGGCGTGGAGTACATGACCGCCGACCGCAGGGGCTTCTGGGAGCAGCGCGGCTACCACAACGTCGGCGACCCCTGGAAGGAACAGCGCTACTCCTACCAGGAGGAGCCGGGCGACGGCCCGGAGCTGTAG
- a CDS encoding lysophospholipid acyltransferase family protein, whose product MLYGTMKVAIGGPLKVAFRPWVEGLENIPAEGPAILASNHLSFSDSFFLPTMLDRKVTFIAKAEYFTTPGVKGRLTAAFFKGVGQLPVDRSGARGAGEAAIKSGIEVLERGELFGIYPEGTRSPDGRLYRGKPGGLARVALATGAPVIPVAMIDTEKIQPPGKVMPKLMRPGIRIGKPLDFSRYHGMDHDRFVLRAVTDEVMYEIMKLSGQEYVDIYATAAKRQMTEAAKAAKEAEKAGKEAEKAEQAGG is encoded by the coding sequence GTGTTGTACGGCACGATGAAGGTTGCCATCGGGGGGCCGCTGAAGGTCGCCTTCAGACCCTGGGTCGAGGGACTGGAGAACATCCCGGCCGAGGGGCCCGCCATCCTGGCGAGCAATCACCTGTCCTTCTCGGACTCGTTCTTCCTGCCCACGATGCTCGACCGCAAGGTCACCTTCATCGCCAAGGCGGAGTACTTCACCACCCCCGGAGTCAAGGGACGGCTGACGGCCGCCTTCTTCAAGGGTGTGGGACAGCTTCCGGTCGACCGCTCCGGCGCGCGCGGCGCGGGCGAGGCCGCGATCAAGAGCGGCATCGAGGTGCTGGAGCGCGGTGAGCTGTTCGGCATCTACCCCGAGGGCACCCGCTCGCCCGACGGCCGCCTCTACCGGGGCAAGCCCGGCGGTCTGGCCCGCGTGGCGCTGGCCACCGGGGCGCCGGTCATCCCGGTGGCGATGATCGACACCGAGAAGATCCAGCCGCCCGGCAAGGTGATGCCGAAGCTGATGCGGCCCGGCATCCGGATCGGCAAGCCGCTGGACTTCAGCCGCTACCACGGCATGGACCACGACCGGTTCGTGCTGAGGGCGGTGACCGACGAGGTCATGTACGAGATCATGAAGCTCTCCGGCCAGGAGTACGTCGACATCTACGCCACCGCCGCCAAGCGGCAGATGACGGAGGCGGCGAAGGCGGCGAAGGAAGCGGAGAAGGCCGGGAAGGAAGCGGAGAAGGCGGAGCAGGCCGGGGGCTGA
- the macS gene encoding MacS family sensor histidine kinase translates to MARGGQVLRMSVELPLWRALTGYRVLTMLYAIGLGATAYGHFVRPWLALAYYALMVVWTLATVTRVTSAARCTRSFLAADLAVAVLGILLTPLADDPHRIADGGPTLPSIWTAGAVLAFALKGGWRWAAGASTAVAAANLVERGAPARDTVHNVILVWVAAIAIGYVVEVARASERTLARALEIEAATRERERLARDIHDGVLQVLAMVQRRGVVIGGEAAELGRLAGEQEVALRTLVAGGVLPAARSSAGPAPDDDGPLDLRSLLAPYAGSRVSLAEPGAPVPLAPDVARELAAAVGAALDNVRRHAGDGARAWILVEDEPDEIVVTVRDDGPGIPEGRLARAEGEGRLGVAQSIRGRLRDLGGSAEVISVPGQGTEVELKVPKSAREARGKAERR, encoded by the coding sequence ATGGCCAGGGGCGGGCAAGTTCTGCGGATGTCGGTCGAGCTGCCGCTGTGGCGCGCGCTCACCGGCTACCGCGTCCTGACGATGCTGTACGCCATCGGCCTGGGCGCCACCGCCTACGGCCACTTCGTCCGCCCGTGGCTGGCCCTCGCCTACTACGCCCTCATGGTGGTCTGGACGCTGGCCACCGTGACCCGGGTGACCAGTGCGGCCCGCTGCACCCGGAGCTTCCTCGCGGCCGACCTGGCCGTGGCCGTGCTCGGCATCCTGCTCACCCCGCTCGCCGACGACCCGCACCGGATCGCCGACGGCGGTCCGACCCTGCCGTCGATCTGGACGGCGGGCGCGGTGCTGGCCTTCGCCCTCAAGGGCGGCTGGCGCTGGGCGGCCGGCGCCTCCACCGCGGTCGCCGCGGCCAACCTGGTCGAGCGGGGCGCCCCGGCACGGGACACCGTGCACAACGTGATCCTGGTCTGGGTCGCCGCCATCGCCATCGGCTACGTCGTCGAGGTCGCCCGCGCCTCCGAGCGCACCCTCGCCCGTGCCCTGGAGATCGAGGCCGCCACCCGTGAACGGGAGCGCCTGGCGCGGGACATCCACGACGGCGTGCTCCAGGTGCTGGCCATGGTGCAGCGGCGCGGCGTGGTCATCGGCGGCGAGGCGGCCGAGCTGGGACGGCTCGCCGGTGAGCAGGAGGTCGCCCTGCGCACCCTGGTCGCCGGCGGCGTGCTCCCCGCCGCCCGCTCCTCGGCCGGCCCGGCGCCGGACGACGACGGCCCGCTCGACCTGCGCTCCCTGCTCGCCCCGTACGCCGGGTCCCGCGTGAGCCTGGCGGAGCCCGGCGCCCCCGTACCGCTCGCGCCGGACGTGGCGCGGGAGTTGGCGGCCGCCGTGGGGGCCGCGCTGGACAACGTGCGCCGGCACGCGGGCGACGGAGCCCGCGCCTGGATCCTGGTCGAGGACGAGCCCGACGAGATCGTCGTCACCGTCCGCGACGACGGTCCCGGCATCCCGGAGGGCAGGCTCGCCCGCGCCGAGGGCGAGGGCAGGCTCGGGGTGGCCCAGTCGATCCGGGGACGGCTGCGTGACCTCGGCGGCAGCGCGGAGGTGATCTCCGTGCCCGGACAGGGCACCGAGGTCGAGTTGAAGGTACCGAAGAGCGCCCGGGAGGCGCGGGGGAAGGCGGAACGGCGATGA
- the bfr gene encoding bacterioferritin produces MSGDPEVIELLNEQLTAELTAINQYFLHAKLQDHKGWTKLAKYTRAESFDEMRHAEALTDRILMLDGLPNYQRLFHVSVGQTVTEMFRADRQIEVEAIDRLRRGVEIMRAKGDITSANVFEAILADEEHHIDYLETQLDLIEKLGESLYLSTVIEQVQPDVAG; encoded by the coding sequence ATGTCAGGCGACCCCGAGGTCATCGAGCTGCTCAACGAACAGCTCACCGCCGAGCTCACCGCGATCAACCAGTACTTCCTGCACGCCAAGCTCCAGGACCACAAGGGGTGGACGAAGCTCGCCAAGTACACGAGGGCGGAGTCCTTCGACGAGATGCGGCACGCGGAGGCCCTGACCGACCGCATCCTGATGCTGGACGGCCTGCCCAACTACCAGCGGCTCTTCCATGTCTCGGTCGGCCAGACGGTGACCGAGATGTTCCGGGCGGACCGGCAGATCGAGGTCGAGGCCATCGACCGGCTGCGCCGGGGCGTGGAGATCATGCGCGCCAAGGGTGACATCACCTCGGCGAACGTCTTCGAGGCGATCCTCGCCGACGAGGAGCACCACATCGACTACCTGGAGACCCAGCTCGACCTGATCGAGAAGCTGGGCGAGTCGCTCTACCTCTCGACGGTGATCGAGCAGGTCCAGCCCGACGTCGCGGGCTGA
- a CDS encoding 6-phosphofructokinase has translation MRVGVLTGGGDCPGLNAVIRAVVRKGVQEYGYDFTGFRDGWRGPLEGRTVPLDVPAVRGILPRGGTILGSSRTNPLKAEDGVRRVRENLAEQGVDALIAIGGEDTLGVAATLYEEHGVPCVGVPKTIDNDLSGTDYTFGFDTAVNIATEAIDRLHTTAESHMRVLVCEVMGRHAGWIALHSGLAGGANVILIPEHRFDLDQVCAWITSRFEAAYAPIVVVAEGAMPSEGEMVLKDESHDSFGHVRLSGVGEWLAKQIEQRTGKEARTTVLGHVQRGGTPSAFDRWLATRFGLHAIDCVHDGDFGKMVALHGTRIERIPISEATAELKTVDPELYAEAGVFFG, from the coding sequence ATGCGCGTGGGAGTACTGACCGGTGGCGGCGACTGTCCGGGCCTCAACGCCGTCATCCGGGCCGTCGTCCGCAAGGGCGTGCAGGAGTACGGCTACGACTTCACCGGCTTCCGGGACGGCTGGCGCGGCCCCCTCGAGGGCCGCACCGTCCCGCTGGACGTCCCCGCCGTGCGCGGCATCCTCCCGCGCGGCGGCACCATCCTCGGCTCCTCGCGCACCAACCCCCTCAAGGCCGAGGACGGGGTGCGCCGGGTCCGGGAGAACCTCGCCGAACAGGGCGTCGACGCGCTCATCGCCATCGGCGGCGAGGACACCCTCGGCGTCGCCGCCACGCTCTACGAGGAGCACGGGGTGCCCTGCGTGGGCGTGCCCAAGACCATCGACAACGACCTGTCCGGCACCGACTACACCTTCGGCTTCGACACGGCCGTCAACATCGCCACCGAGGCCATCGACCGGCTGCACACCACCGCCGAGTCCCACATGCGGGTGCTGGTCTGCGAGGTGATGGGCCGGCACGCGGGCTGGATCGCGCTGCACTCCGGGCTCGCCGGGGGCGCCAACGTCATCCTCATCCCCGAGCACCGCTTCGACCTCGACCAGGTGTGCGCCTGGATCACCTCGCGCTTCGAGGCGGCGTACGCCCCGATCGTCGTCGTCGCCGAGGGCGCGATGCCCAGCGAGGGCGAGATGGTGCTCAAGGACGAGTCGCACGACTCCTTCGGGCACGTGCGGCTGTCCGGGGTGGGGGAGTGGCTGGCCAAGCAGATCGAGCAGCGCACCGGCAAGGAGGCCCGCACCACCGTGCTCGGGCACGTCCAGCGCGGCGGCACCCCGAGCGCCTTCGACCGCTGGCTCGCCACCCGCTTCGGACTGCACGCCATCGACTGCGTCCACGACGGCGACTTCGGCAAGATGGTCGCCCTGCACGGCACCCGCATCGAGCGCATCCCGATCTCCGAGGCGACCGCCGAGCTGAAGACGGTCGACCCGGAGCTGTACGCGGAGGCCGGGGTGTTCTTCGGCTGA
- a CDS encoding class II 3-deoxy-7-phosphoheptulonate synthase, with amino-acid sequence MTVNADSRAVAAEATWRDLPAAQQPEYPDTEALREVIAELSTYPPLVFAGECDQLRARMAAVAKGEAFLLQGGDCAESFDGVSAEHIRAKVKTILQMGAVLTYAASVPVVKVGRIAGQYSKPRSKPTETRDGVTLPVYRGDSVNGFDFTEKSRYPDPERLKRMYNASASTLNLVRAFTTGGYADLRQVHAWNQDFVKSSPSGQRYEQLAREIDQALNFMRACGAEPEEFKTVEFYSSHEALLLDYESALTRVDSRTGKLYDVSGHMVWIGERTRQMDGAHIEFASKIRNPIGIKLGPTTTAEDALRYIDRLDPDREPGRLTFIVRMGADKIRDRLPELVEKVTASGATVAWVTDPMHGNTFEAASGHKTRRFDDVLDEVKGFFEVHKGLGTHPGGIHVELTGDDVTECVGGGDEIFVDDLHQRYETACDPRLNRSQSLDLAFLVAEMYRDQ; translated from the coding sequence GTGACCGTGAACGCTGATTCCCGAGCCGTGGCCGCCGAGGCGACCTGGCGAGACCTGCCCGCGGCGCAGCAGCCCGAATACCCGGATACCGAGGCTCTGCGCGAAGTGATCGCGGAGCTTTCGACCTATCCGCCGCTCGTCTTCGCGGGCGAGTGCGACCAGTTGCGCGCCCGTATGGCAGCCGTTGCCAAGGGAGAGGCGTTCCTGCTCCAGGGCGGCGACTGCGCCGAGTCCTTCGACGGCGTGAGTGCCGAGCACATCCGGGCCAAGGTCAAGACGATCCTGCAGATGGGCGCCGTGCTGACGTACGCCGCGTCCGTCCCGGTGGTCAAGGTCGGCCGGATCGCGGGCCAGTACTCCAAGCCGCGCTCCAAGCCCACCGAGACCCGTGACGGCGTGACCCTGCCGGTGTACCGGGGCGACTCCGTCAACGGCTTCGACTTCACCGAGAAGAGCCGCTACCCGGACCCCGAGCGGCTGAAGCGGATGTACAACGCCTCCGCCTCCACGCTGAACCTGGTGCGCGCCTTCACCACCGGTGGCTACGCCGACCTGCGCCAGGTGCACGCCTGGAACCAGGACTTCGTGAAGTCCTCGCCCTCCGGCCAGCGCTACGAGCAGCTCGCCCGCGAGATCGACCAGGCGCTGAACTTCATGCGGGCCTGCGGCGCCGAGCCGGAGGAGTTCAAGACCGTCGAGTTCTACTCCTCGCACGAGGCGCTGCTGCTGGACTACGAGTCCGCGCTGACCCGCGTCGACTCCCGCACCGGCAAGCTGTACGACGTCTCCGGGCACATGGTGTGGATCGGTGAGCGCACCCGGCAGATGGACGGCGCGCACATCGAGTTCGCGTCCAAGATCCGCAACCCGATCGGCATCAAGCTCGGCCCGACCACCACGGCCGAGGACGCGCTGCGCTACATCGACCGCCTCGACCCCGACCGGGAGCCGGGCCGGCTGACCTTCATCGTCCGCATGGGCGCCGACAAGATCCGCGACCGGCTGCCCGAGCTGGTGGAGAAGGTCACGGCGTCCGGCGCGACGGTGGCCTGGGTGACCGACCCGATGCACGGCAACACCTTCGAGGCGGCGTCCGGGCACAAGACCCGGCGCTTCGACGACGTGCTGGACGAGGTCAAGGGCTTCTTCGAGGTCCACAAGGGCCTGGGCACCCACCCCGGCGGCATCCACGTGGAGCTGACCGGCGACGACGTCACCGAGTGCGTGGGCGGCGGCGACGAGATCTTCGTCGACGACCTGCACCAGCGCTACGAGACGGCCTGCGACCCCCGGCTCAACCGCAGCCAGTCGCTGGACCTGGCGTTCCTGGTCGCCGAGATGTACCGGGACCAGTGA
- a CDS encoding response regulator: MTEQEPIKVMVVDDHPMWRDAVARDLAESGLRVVATAGDGEQAVRRAKAADPDVLVLDLNLPAKPGVQVCKELIAHDPGLRVLVLSASGEHADVLEAVKSGATGYLLKSASTGELLDAVRRTAVGDPVFTPGLAGLVLGEYRRLAAEPAPASDAGAPGAPRLTDRETEVLRLVAKGLSYKQIAERLVISHRTVQNHVQNTLGKLQLHNRVELVRYAIERGLDDD; encoded by the coding sequence ATGACCGAGCAGGAGCCGATCAAGGTGATGGTGGTCGACGACCACCCCATGTGGCGCGACGCGGTCGCCCGCGACCTGGCCGAGTCCGGGCTGCGGGTCGTCGCCACCGCGGGCGACGGCGAGCAGGCGGTGCGCCGCGCCAAGGCCGCCGACCCCGACGTGCTGGTGCTCGACCTCAACCTGCCGGCCAAGCCCGGTGTGCAGGTGTGCAAGGAACTCATCGCGCACGACCCGGGCCTGCGTGTCCTGGTGCTCTCCGCCAGCGGCGAGCACGCAGACGTGCTGGAGGCCGTGAAGTCGGGTGCCACCGGCTATCTGCTGAAGTCGGCGTCCACCGGCGAACTGCTGGACGCGGTGCGCCGTACCGCCGTCGGCGACCCGGTGTTCACACCGGGCCTCGCCGGACTCGTCCTCGGCGAGTACCGGCGGCTGGCCGCCGAGCCCGCGCCCGCCTCGGACGCCGGAGCACCGGGCGCGCCCCGGCTCACCGACCGGGAGACCGAGGTGCTGCGGCTGGTCGCCAAGGGGCTGAGCTACAAGCAGATCGCCGAACGCCTGGTCATCTCGCACCGCACCGTCCAGAACCACGTCCAGAACACCCTCGGCAAGCTCCAGCTCCACAACCGGGTGGAACTGGTGCGGTACGCGATCGAGCGGGGCCTGGACGACGACTGA
- a CDS encoding (2Fe-2S)-binding protein — MFVCSCFGITEQQVKQHAQDGACTPRQIASACKAGTDCGGCVRRIQALLGRGACPRRDQIAQRPPVLVTSAAEAPVRRLGDAA, encoded by the coding sequence GTGTTCGTCTGCAGTTGCTTCGGCATCACCGAGCAGCAGGTCAAGCAGCACGCCCAGGACGGCGCCTGCACCCCGCGCCAGATCGCCTCCGCCTGCAAGGCCGGCACCGACTGCGGCGGTTGTGTCCGCCGCATCCAGGCCCTGCTGGGCCGGGGCGCCTGCCCGCGCCGCGACCAGATCGCGCAGCGGCCGCCGGTGCTGGTCACCTCCGCCGCCGAGGCGCCCGTACGCCGGCTCGGTGACGCGGCCTGA
- a CDS encoding anthranilate synthase family protein codes for MNPTDTTDLARLADGSRPFALLHRRTPGRDASSVEVLLGPVSAHEELAGLPDEGLALIPFRQIRERGFDVRDDGTPLLVLHPEESYEVPLARALDTLPAHPVRVEDGGFDVPDEEYGEIVGRVLREEIGRGEGANFVIRRTYQGEIPGFSRADALALFRRLLAGERGAYWTFVVHTGDRTLVGASPEVHVRMSGGTVVMNPISGTYRYPAGGPTPEHLLDFLADAKETEELSMVVDEELKMMCTVGDRGGVVVGPRLKEMAHLAHTEYELRGKTSLDVRDVLRETMFAATVTGSPVQNACRVIERYEPTGRGYYAGALALLGRDAGGARTLDSPILIRTADIAADGHLKVPVGATLVRGSDPAGEVAETHAKAAGVLAALGVRPARPREERERPRLADDPRVRAALDGRRSALAPFWLRMREPAAPLGAHALVVDGEDTFTAMLAHVLRSGGLEVTVRRFDEPGLMEAVRTHQGPVVLGPGPGDPSDAADPKMRVLRELAATVLREHRHGVLGVCLGHELIAAELGLDIVRKRVPYQGAQTVIDLFGRAETVGFYNSFVARCDDEAARELAAHGVEVSRTEDGEVHALRSGRFASVQFHPESVLTVNGADVVRELVSGLLTARTGS; via the coding sequence ATGAACCCGACCGACACCACCGACCTGGCCCGTCTCGCCGACGGTAGCCGCCCCTTCGCCCTGCTGCATCGCCGCACCCCCGGCCGGGACGCCTCCTCGGTGGAGGTGCTGCTCGGTCCGGTCAGCGCCCACGAGGAGCTGGCCGGCCTGCCCGACGAGGGCCTGGCGCTGATCCCGTTCCGCCAGATCCGCGAGCGCGGCTTCGACGTACGCGACGACGGCACCCCGCTGCTGGTGCTGCACCCCGAGGAGTCCTACGAGGTCCCGCTCGCACGGGCGCTGGACACTCTGCCGGCGCACCCGGTGCGGGTCGAGGACGGCGGCTTCGACGTGCCCGACGAGGAGTACGGGGAGATCGTCGGCCGGGTGCTGCGCGAGGAGATCGGGCGGGGCGAGGGCGCCAACTTCGTGATCCGGCGGACCTACCAGGGCGAGATCCCCGGCTTCTCGCGGGCCGACGCGCTGGCGCTGTTCCGGCGGCTGCTGGCGGGCGAGCGGGGCGCGTACTGGACCTTCGTCGTGCACACCGGGGACCGGACGCTGGTCGGGGCGAGCCCGGAGGTGCACGTGCGGATGTCCGGCGGGACGGTGGTGATGAACCCGATCAGCGGGACCTACCGGTATCCGGCCGGGGGCCCGACCCCGGAGCACCTGCTGGACTTCCTCGCCGACGCCAAGGAGACCGAGGAGCTCTCCATGGTCGTCGACGAGGAACTGAAGATGATGTGCACCGTCGGCGACCGGGGCGGCGTGGTCGTCGGCCCCCGGCTGAAGGAGATGGCGCACCTCGCGCACACCGAGTACGAGCTGCGCGGGAAGACCTCCCTCGACGTGCGGGACGTGCTGCGCGAGACCATGTTCGCGGCGACCGTCACCGGCTCCCCGGTTCAGAACGCCTGCCGGGTGATCGAGCGCTACGAGCCCACCGGGCGCGGCTACTACGCGGGCGCGCTCGCCCTGCTCGGCCGGGACGCCGGGGGCGCCCGGACCCTGGACTCCCCCATCCTGATCCGCACCGCCGACATCGCCGCCGACGGACACCTGAAGGTGCCGGTCGGCGCGACGCTGGTACGCGGCTCGGACCCGGCCGGTGAGGTGGCGGAGACCCACGCGAAGGCGGCGGGCGTGCTGGCCGCGCTCGGGGTGCGGCCCGCCCGGCCCCGCGAGGAGCGGGAGCGGCCCCGGCTGGCGGACGACCCGAGGGTGCGGGCCGCGCTGGACGGGCGCCGGTCGGCGCTGGCGCCGTTCTGGCTGCGGATGCGGGAGCCGGCCGCCCCGCTGGGCGCGCACGCGCTGGTCGTCGACGGCGAGGACACCTTCACCGCGATGCTGGCGCACGTGCTGCGCTCGGGCGGCCTGGAGGTGACCGTACGGCGCTTCGACGAGCCGGGGCTCATGGAGGCGGTACGAACGCACCAGGGCCCGGTGGTGCTGGGTCCCGGCCCCGGTGACCCCTCCGACGCGGCCGACCCGAAGATGCGGGTCCTGCGGGAGCTCGCGGCCACCGTGCTGCGCGAGCACCGGCACGGGGTGCTCGGGGTGTGCCTCGGGCACGAGCTGATCGCGGCGGAACTGGGGCTGGACATCGTCCGCAAGCGGGTGCCGTACCAAGGGGCGCAGACCGTGATCGACCTGTTCGGGCGGGCGGAGACGGTCGGTTTCTACAACAGCTTCGTGGCCCGCTGCGACGACGAGGCCGCGCGGGAGCTGGCCGCGCACGGCGTGGAGGTGAGCCGCACGGAGGACGGCGAGGTGCACGCGCTGCGCTCCGGCCGGTTCGCCTCGGTGCAGTTCCACCCCGAGTCGGTGCTGACCGTCAACGGTGCCGATGTGGTGCGGGAGTTGGTATCCGGCCTGCTGACGGCGCGCACCGGCTCGTAG
- a CDS encoding alpha/beta hydrolase: MPVLPGAEPYRHDGGEVGVLLCHGFTGSPQSLRPWAEHLAAHGLSVSLPLLPGHGTRWEDLRATGWQDWYARVDRELWQLSERCERVFVAGLSMGGALALRLAARHGERVAGVVVVNPANRVHGLAAHALPVVRHLVPSTKGIASDIAKGATTELGYDRVPLHAAHSLRQFLRVVDGELPQVTQPLLLLRSAVDHVVPAADSARVLSRVSSTDVTESVLEQSYHVATLDHDADRIVEESLAFIDRLAPRVGKEGTAPVG, encoded by the coding sequence GTGCCGGTCCTTCCCGGAGCCGAGCCGTACCGCCACGACGGCGGGGAGGTGGGTGTCCTCCTCTGTCACGGCTTCACCGGCTCGCCCCAGTCGCTGCGCCCGTGGGCGGAACACCTCGCCGCGCACGGCCTGTCGGTGTCGCTCCCCCTGCTGCCCGGTCACGGCACCCGCTGGGAGGACCTGCGGGCCACCGGCTGGCAGGACTGGTACGCGCGAGTCGACCGCGAGCTGTGGCAGCTCTCCGAGCGCTGCGAGCGGGTGTTCGTCGCGGGTCTGTCGATGGGCGGCGCGCTGGCGCTGCGGCTGGCGGCCAGGCACGGCGAGCGGGTCGCCGGGGTGGTCGTCGTCAACCCGGCGAACCGGGTGCACGGCCTCGCCGCGCACGCCCTTCCGGTGGTCCGGCATCTGGTGCCCTCCACCAAGGGCATCGCCAGCGACATCGCCAAGGGCGCCACGACCGAGCTGGGCTACGACCGGGTCCCGCTGCACGCGGCGCACTCCCTGCGGCAGTTCCTGCGCGTGGTGGACGGTGAGCTTCCGCAGGTCACGCAGCCGTTGCTGCTGCTGCGCAGTGCCGTGGACCACGTGGTCCCGGCGGCCGACTCGGCGCGGGTGCTGAGCCGAGTGTCCTCCACGGACGTAACCGAGAGCGTGCTGGAACAGAGTTACCACGTAGCGACGTTGGACCATGACGCGGACCGGATCGTCGAGGAGAGCCTCGCCTTCATCGACCGGCTCGCGCCCCGTGTCGGCAAGGAAGGGACGGCCCCCGTTGGCTGA